The Synergistales bacterium DNA segment TCCACGTCCAGGGTCACCACATCGGGCCTGAGGGCCTTGATCTTTTCCAGCGCCTGCTCTCCGTCCCGCGCCTTGTCGATCACCGTGATCCGGTCATCCCCGCCGAGGATATCGCCGATGATCTTCCGCATGAACGCCGAATCGTCGACCACAAGCACCCGAATGGGGTTCATGACGACCCCCGCCCGCCTGCCAGGAGTTCCTGCTGCCGGATGTACTGCTGCAACCTTTTGCTGACCGCCACCGGCACCACGGTAAAGGCCACGCCCACGTCCTGCATGCCTTCCTCGTTGGGCTGGGGAACCCACATGGCCCTGCCGAGCACCAGGAAGGGCGATTCCTCGATGTTCAGCGTAAAAAGACCCATCTCCTCTTTCTGGAAGATGCCGTCGGTCTTGCCGTGGCTTTTGTGCTGCAGCCGCATCCCGCCCAGGCTGATATCCAGCACCTTCCCTTCCTTCCAGCTCCCGGAAAGCGGCTTCTCGTCTTCCCTGGAGAGATTGTAGAATCGGCTTTTCATCAAACAGGGCACCCGAACAAAGGCCCGGCGCTGGTGTTTTTCCACCTCGCCCACAGGCCGTACCCACAGGAGTGGCAGATTCCCGCTCAGGTCGCTGCGCACCACCTCGGCCTTTACCCTGAGCGGAGTCGGGTCCCCCTCTACGGTGACCTCCAGGGTAACCCCCCGGTAGAGACGGAGCAGTCCCCCCTTGTACATGGGATGGGCGAGCGCCAGGAGCCCCTCGCGGATATCTTCGAGGTCGGAGATGTACTGACCCTTGAACAGGCCGGTCTGCATCTCCAGGGTAACCTTGTTTTTGATGCGTTTCAGGAACTTGGACTCCAGATTGCCCCTTTTGGCCACGCCGCTATGCCCCCAATCCCAGACGTTTCGTCAGTTTGAAGAGAAAGCTCCTGATCCCCTTCGCCTCCTGCCGGTCGGCAAGGAGCGCCTCTTCCTCACCCGCTCCCTGGCCCGCGATCTGCTCGGCGATCGCATAGAACGAGCGTCCCACCGCCGTACTCTCGTAGAGCTCCACCAGGGGACGGCGCAGCTGCACCGCTTCGCGCACCTTCCTGTCCCAGGGGATATACCCGAGATAGGGGACGGGGACGCCGAGAAACTGCCGCGACGCACCCTGCATGCGTTCGGCCACCCCCCGGGCCTCCTCGTTCGACATCGCCATGTTCACCACCAGACGGATATCCACTCTCCCCCCGGACCGTTGCACCAGGCTCTTGAGCACCCCGTAGGCGTCCCGTACGGATGTCGGCTCCGGCGTCGTCAGCAGGAGGGTCATGTCGGAAGCCAGAGCAAAGGAGAGAATGCTGTTGTGGATACCGGCGCTGGTATCGATCACAATGGTATCGGCTTCGTCCTCAAGGGTCGCCAGCTCCCCGATCAGCTCGTACTGCCTGTTCTGATCCATATCGGCGAGATCCTGCATCCCCGCCCCGCCGGGGAGGACCTTGAGATTCTCGCCCAGGGAGACCAGGGTGCTCCGCACATCGGCGCTGCCGCTGATCACGCTCTTCAAGGTCTTTGTGGGCATCATGCCGAAGAGAAGATCCACATTGGCCATCCCCAGATCGGCGTCGAAGATCAGCACCCGCCGTCCCAGGCGGCTCAGGGCGATCCCGAGATTCACACAGAGGTGGGTCTTCCCGACCCCTCCTTTGCCGCTGAGTACGGCGATGCTCTGGAGCCTTCGGCCCCCGTTTTCGGGGGCCCCTGCGGAAGCCAGTTTCCGCAGGTGAGCAGCCTGGTCGCTCTGCTCTCCCCGGGATGCCGCGTCCTGCCGGCCGCGCACCACAATCGGCGCCTCCTCCAGCTTGCCCCGCTCAGGCGCTTTCAACAGGTTCACCACCAACAAGGGATTCCACTACCGTAGATGGCGAAGCCACCTCGATATCGTTGGGCACATTCTGGCCCACCGTGAAGAAGGAGAGGGGAACATTGAAGTCCATCACCACATTGAAGATATCGGCGTAGGAGCCCGTTTCATCCAGCTTGGTAAAGAGGAAGCTTGTCACCGGCACAACCGCCATCTGTTCCACCACATCCAGCATGTCGGTATACTTCATGTTGGCGGCCAGAAGCAGATGCACCGCATCGGGTTGGAAATGCTCGTAGAGCTCCCGCAGCTCCTCGAGACGCTCGCTGTTCCGGTGGCTTCTCCCTGCCGTATCCATGAGCAGGATCTCCTTGTCCTGTTGTTTTTTGAGGATCTCCTCGATATTGTGGGGCTCGTAGATAACCTCCAGCGGAACCCCCAGAATCCGCGCATAGGTCCGCAGCTGCTCCACGGCGGCAATCCGGTAGGTGTCGGCCGTCAGGAAGAGCACACTCTTCCGCTCCCAGAGGGAAAAGACCGCGGCGAGCTTGGCGATGGTGGTGGTCTTGCCCACACCGGTGGGACCGATGAACATCACCCGGTTTCCCCCGAGGGTCTGGGCGAAATCCGAGCCCAGCACCGGCACCGTAGCGTTCAGCCAGTCCGGGAAGGGGCGACTGTCGCTTTCAGCACGGAAACGCTCCACCAGGGCGCGGGCGTGCTGTTCCGCGACCCCCTGCCCAGTCAGGCGTGCCACCCTGGGGTCCACCGGTTCCGCTTCCGCAGTGGTCCCCGGATCGGCCTTCTCCGAATCCCAGGCATCGAGTCTGGTCAGCACCTCCTCCAGGGACTGCTGCAGCTCCTCCACACGGCGGGAGACACTCTGCACCTTCTCGTCCTGTTCGGCCGCCGGCGGGGATTGCTGGGCCGCGTTCCGGGCCATCGCCTTGGCCTGCGGGGAGATCTCGAAGGTTACCCCCTCCCGGGACTCCCGCTCACCGGACGTCTCGTTCTGTCCAGAGGCTGCTCCGGCAGCCTGGGAATGTTCCCCTGCCACCTGCGGCATCGCCTCTTTGACAGCCTGCTTCACCTCCAGCAGGCGCTGGAAGGCCTTGATCCGATCCGCCGAGGCCTCCTGGTCCGGTTCGCGGTCCTCTTCGAAGATCCCGGCAGTAACCTGCAGCACCTCCTTGCGGAAGAACCCGAGAAAGCCGCCCCGCTTCACACGCTGGCTGGAGAGAATGACGGCGTCCCGGCCGAGCCGCTCTTTGGCGATGACAAGCGATTCCGCCTCATCCTTCGCTTCGTATGTGACCTGCCGTGCCAGACGCATCTATTCCACCATCCCTACAGATTTCAGTTGCACACCCTGGGCGATTTCATTATAGGATATCACGCTTACGTGAGGTAGGGTTCCCTCGATAATACGCCGGACCACCAGGCGGACCTCGGGGTGGACCAGCAGCACCGGATTCTTTCCGCTCATGCTCACCTGCTCGGCGAACTTGGAGACGGCCCCCACCAGCTGCTGCATGGCCTGGGGGTCCATATTCAGCTGCCAGCCCTGCACCAGATCCCCCGACATGGCTTCCTGCACCCGTTTCTCCCAGTCCGGGGAGAGGGTACCCACCGTCAGCGTTCCGTCGCTCTCCTGCAACCCCAGCGTGATCACCCGGGCCAGCGACTCCCGCACCCGCTCGGTGAGGAAATCCACGCTCCGGGAAGCCCGGCCGTAGTCCGCCAGCGATTCGAAGATGGTCACCAGGTCCCTGATGGGTACCTGCTCGCGGATCAGGTTCTGCAGCACCTTCTGGATGTCGCCCAAACCGAGCGCCGAAGTGAGCTCCTCCACCACCGCCGGGTGGGACTCCTTGATCAGATCCACCAGCTTCTGGACCTCCTGGCGGGTCAGGATATCGGCCCCGTAGAGCTTGACCGTCTCGGAGATGTGGGTCGCCAGCACCGAGGGGGCGTCCACCACCGTATACCCCGACGACTCGGCCTGCTCGCGCAATTCCGGGGAGATCCACACGGCGGGCAGCCCGAAGGTGGGCTCCGTCGTGGGCACCCCGACCAAAGTCTCCTCGGAACCCGAGGTGTTCATGGCCAGGTAGTGGTCGGGGAGCAGCTCGCTGCGGCCCACCTCGCCGCCTTTGACCATGATCGTGTACTCCGTGGGCTTCAGCTGGATGTTATCACGAAGCCGGATCGGCGGCACCACCAGGCCCAGCTCCATGGCCATCTGCCGCCGGATGGTACTGATCCGCTCCAGCATGTCGCCGCCCTGGCCGGGATCCACCAGCGGGATCAGCGCGTAGCCGATCTCCACCTCCAGCGGATCGACCGTCAGAAGGGGCAGCACATTCTCCGGCTCCGGGGGAGCCTGGGGCTCTCTGCCCTCGCCCCCCGGCGCCCCTCCCTCCTCGGAGGTTCTGCCGGCGGGACCGCCGGGCTCCCCGGCGGCCTGCTCCTGCAGCTTGCCCTCCCGGTAGACCCGATAGCCCAGAAAGCCCATCAGCGACCCCAGGGTGGCGAAGGGCACCAGCGGCAACCCCGGCACGATGGCCAGCCCCAGCAACATGGCCGAACCGATCCACAGCGGTCGGTAGTAACGTGTCAGCGAGTTGATGATGTCCTCTCCGAGATTGTACTCCCCGGCCGCCCTGGTCACAATGATACCGGTGGCCGTGGAAAAGAGGATGGAAGGGATCTGCGCCACCAGACCGTCGCCGACGGTCAGCAGACTGTAGGTCCCCAGCGCCTCTACAAGGGACATGTCCTGCTGGAAGACCCCCACGCCGAGACCGCCGAGGATATTGATCGCCGTAATGATCAGACCGGCGATGGCGTCCCCCTTGACGAACTTGGAGGCCCCGTCCATGGCACCGTAGAAATCGGCCTCCTTACGGATCTCCTCCCGACGTTCCTTGGCCTGGGTCTCGTCGAGCAGACCCGCGTTGAGGTCCGCGTCGATGGCCATCTGTTTGCCCGGCATGGCATCGAGGGTGAAACGGGCGGCCACCTCGGCGACACGCTCGGCACCCTTGGTGATCACGATGAACTGGATGATCACCAGGATAAGGAACACCACGCCGCCCACCACATAGTTGCCGCCGACCACGAAGTTCCCGAAGGCAGAGATCACCTCGCCGGCGTAGGCATGGAGCAGAATCATCCGCGTGGTGGAGACATTCAAGGCAAGCCGGAAGAGCGTTGCCAGCAGCAGAATGGTGGGGAATGCGGCCATCTGGAGGACACGGTAGACATAGAAGGTGGTGAGCAGCACCACCACACCAAAGGTGATGTTCAATGACAGGAGGATATCGAGCAGCGCCGTGGGGACAGGGACAATCAGCATCCCCACAATGAGGACGATGAGCAGCGCCATGCCGATATCGGCGTATTGGATCATCGAACCGGGCTTTACGCCCTCCTGGTTGGCTCGGGCCATTTCCGCTGCGTCCTTCCCCGCCGGCGTCCCGCGGCGGAACTCAAGATAGTGTGCTCATCATAGCAGCCGATGACAGTTTTGCGGAACAACGGCCGTTACGTACCGCTTCCGGTCTTCACGCGATAGACAAAGGCGAGCACCTCCGCCACCGCCTTGTAGAGATGCTCGGGGATCTCTTCGCCGATCTCCACCATCTCGTAGAGCGACCAGGCCAGCGGCCGGTCCTCCACCACAGGCACACCGTGCTCCTCGGCGATCTCCCTGATCTTGCGGGCCACATGCCCCCGCCCCTTTGCCACCAGCAGCGGCGCATCCATCACCGACCGGTCGTACTGCAGCGCCACCGCCAGTGTGGTCGGGTTGGTGACCACCACATCCGCCTGCGGGACCTCCTCCATCATCCGGCTCCGGGCGAGCTCCTGCTGCTTCTGACGGATGCGGCGCTTGACCATGGGGTCGCCTTCCATCTGCTTGTATTCGTCCTTGACCTCTTTTTTGGTCATCTTGATCTGCCGTTCGAACTCCCACCGCTGATAGACATAGTCGAAGATGGCGATCACGAAGAGCAAAAGCGCCATCTTCATGGCCAGCCACCAGATCTTGCCCATCACGGTGCTCACCCCGGCAAAGAGCGGGAAGTGCACCGTCTGGGCCATGGCGCCCAGCTCCTGCTTCAGGGCCATGAAGAGGACGATCCCCAGCAGCCCAGCCTTGACGATGGACTTGGCCAGCTCCACAAAGGAACGGATGGAGATCACCTTTTTGAGTCCCGAAATAGGGTTCATGCGGCTCGGTTTCGGGATCAGCGGCTTGGTGGTGATCTGCAGCCCCACCTGGTAGATCTGCACAGCCAGGGCGGCGATGAGACAGAGGAAGCCGAAGGGGAGCCAGATGCTCATGAACCGCCGCAGGGCCACCCGTCCGATCCGGGAGATCCACTCCCCCTGGCCGAGCTGATCGCTCCTGATCTCCCTGGCCTGAAAGACAATGAACTCCCGGAACCCCTCCAGCCACCAGGCCGCCAGCAGAAGAATCGCCAGCAGCCCCACCAGGATGACCACCGCGGCCCCGAGATCCTGGCTGCGGGCCACCTGGCCCTCCTCACGGGATTTGCGCCGCTTCCGCGGCGTGGCGGTCTCGGTCTTTTCCTCGGCGAAGAACTGGAGATCAAATGCCCTGTATATCATAGCCTACCCCGCAATGACCGAGAGGGCAAACCGCACCGTCTCCTCGATCTCGCTCTGCATCACATCCACCATAGCCGGCAGCAGCACCATCAGCAGGAAGAGCCCCAGGGCGACCTTGATCGGCAGACCCAGAATAAAGATATTCATCTGCGGCACCGTACGGGCCACGAACCCCAGGCCCACATCGGAGAGAATCAGCGCCCCGTAGAAGGGCAGCACCAGCCGCATGGCCAGCACCATGGCCTCCTGCAGCCAGCCCGTGATCGACGGGTCGGCGATCACGGCAATAGTGGGTATGCCCAGCGGCACCAGACGGAAGGTTTCCACCAGCGCCCGGAGCAGCAACAGATGGCCGTCCCATCTGAAGAAGTACCACATCCCCAGCACATACTTGAGCTGGCTGATGATGGAGACCTGGGACTGAGTCATGGGGTCCATGATGTTGGCCATCCCGAAGGCCATCCGCACGCCGATCACCCGGCCGGCGATCTGCAGCGCGTAGAGGGGCATGCCGCTCAGAAAACCCAGCGCCGCCCCGACCAGAAACTCCCGCACCGCCGCCACCAGAATCCCCACAGGGTCGGAGAGCGCCGCCAGATCCGGAACCGGCGCCGCCTGAGGCGTGGCGATCAGCGCCAGCATGAGAGCGATCCAGAAGCGTACCGGCACCGGAAGCGAGGGAATCATGAATACCGGCGCCACCAGAAGGAGGCCGAGGAAGCGGATACTGGACAGAAAAAGGACAACCAGCCAGAGCAGCTCCGGTTCCGAAAGGGTCATTGCACGAACCTGTGCAGCTGCCCCAGGATCTCCTTTGCCAGCTCGCCGACCCGACTGAAGATAAAGGAACCGAAGAAGATGGTGCTCAACAGCACCGCCACGATCTTGGGAATGAAGGCCAGGGTCTGCTCCTGGATGGAGGTGGCGGTCTGGATGATCCCCATCATCAGGCCGATGCCCATAGCCACCAGCAGAATGGGGAGCGCCGAGACCAGCGCCGTCCAGACCGCCTGACGCAGCATATCGAAGACACTGAGCGGCTCCACGGCAACCTCACCTCCCGAGTGGGCCTAAAAGCTGCTCACGAGGCTGGAAACCACCAGGTTCCAGCCGTCGGACATGACAAAGAGCAGCACCTTGAAGGGCAGCGAGATCATCATCGGCGGCAGCATGATCATTCCCATGCTCATCAGCACACTGGCCACAATCATGTCCACCACGATAAAGGGGACAAAGATCAGCACGCCCATCTGGAAGGCCGTCTTCAGTTCGCTGAGCATGAAGGCGGGCGCCAGTGCTCTGAAGGGCACGTCATCGGGCCCCTGGGGCCTCGGCAGACCGGCCAGGCTCATCATCAGCGACAGCTCCTTCTCCCTGGTCTGCTCCAGCATGAAGGTCCGCACCGGCTGCACCGCCGTCTGCAGCGCCTCGACGCTGGTGATCTCCTCGGCCAGGTAGGGCTGCAGGGCGTCGTCGTAGATGGCCTGCCAGACAGGGGTCATGGTAAAGAGCGTCAGAAAGAGCGCCAGCGTCACCAGCACCTGATTCGGCGGCGTCTGCTGCAGCGCCAGGGCATGCCGGACAAAACCCAGCACCACCAGTATCCTGACGAAGCTTGTCATCATCAGGACGATCGCCGGAGCCAGCGTGAGGATCGTGAGCAGCGCCAGGATCTGGAGCGTCACGGCGATATCCTCCGGCGATTCCGCCGCACTGAGCCCCATCTCCAGCGCCGGCAAGGGTATCTGCGGCGCCTCCGGCTGGGCCCACACGCCGGAAGCGAGGCACAGCATCAGGGCGAAGGCAGCCAGAAAGGATACTACGACTCTTGTCGGCATGAGGCCTCCCACTCTTCCCGGGACCAGCGCCCGATCACCACCGTGCCGGACCGCGACGACAGCAGGGCGATCACCTCGGGACCGCAGGCGACCACCCGCACCGTGTCCTTCCCGACCGGCACGGCCGCCAGCAGCGAGACACCCCGGGCCGACTGTCCCTTTGTCCGGGGATACCAGCGGCTCGCCATCCACCCAACCACTCCCAGCGCGGCGATGGCGAACACCATACGGATCATGTACCCCGAGAAATCGGGCTCCGTACCGCCATCACCCATATCGGACCAGGCGCAGACCACCGGCAGCAACATGTAAAAAAGAAGGGCGAACCCTACAGTACAGCATAGGCTTCGCCCCCCGGTGTTTCGGGATGTTGTATTCGGAGAGTAGTTCATTACGCCTGTCAGGAGAGTGCTTCGTTCAGAGCCTCGAGTACCCGGTCCGGCTGAAAGGGTTTGACGATAAAGTCCTTCGCTCCCGCCTGGATGGCCTCGATCACCATCGCCTGCTGCCCCATGGCGCTGACCATGACAATCCTCGCATCGGGATTCGCCTTTTTGATCTCCTTGACAGCACTGATCCCGTCCATTTCAGGCATGGTGATATCCATGGTGATGACATCGGGGCTGTTCTCCTCGGCCATCGACACGGCAACCTTGCCGTTTTCGGCTTCGCCGACCACCTCAAAACCGTTTTTGACCAGGATATCTTTAAGCATCATTCGCATAAAGGCTGCGTCATCGACTACGAGTACCTTTGCTCCCATTTCCACCTTTCCCCCCTGCGTCCGGTCTAGATCCCCGCTGAACGTATCCGTTCGGTCCGGCTGACTATCTCAGTGAGGCGAACACCGAAATTCTCATCTATGACGACGATCTCTCCCCGGGCGATCAGCTTGCCGTTGACGAGAAGGTCAACGGGTTCGCCAGCCATCTTTTCCAATTCTATCACAGAGCCCGGCGCCATATTGAGCACTTCTCCGATTGTTTTGCGAGTCCTGCCTAATTCAACCGTCAACCGCACCGGTATGTCAAGGATCAGATCCAGATTTCCCGGCGCTTCACCCTGTTCTCCCTGATCGAGGGGCACAAACTCCGCAGGCCGCACATCCACCTGCTGACCGCCGGCGGGCTGCCGGGCCGCTCCTCCGGCCGGGGCGCCTCCCGAGGGAGGCTGCTGTTGCTGTTTCTTCTGAGCCTGCTGCTGCGGTTGTTGCTGCTGTTGCTGCTGCTTTTGCTGTTGCGGCTGTTGCTGCTGTTGCGGCGCAGGCTCCTCCTGCTTCGGCGCCACGGCCTCCTGGATCCGACCGGCCAGGTCGGTGGCCTGGTCGAGGGGCAGCACAAACCACAGCGGCATCTCGCCGACCTCGCTGATGTTGAGTGTCCCACGCACAGCCCAGATCTGGGTGGATGGATCAAGGGACTCCAGCGGCAGCCAGTCACCCTCCTGCAGACCCGCCGAGGCCTCGCCCTGGGCCAGGCGCTGTCCCTTGAGCAGTCCGCTGATGTTGGTGAAGGCCGCCCCCACCACCTGACTGAGCCCCTCCTGGGCAGCACTGAGGTAGAGATCGTTGGCCTCCTCGGGCAGCTCCACACCGTCGCCGCCCATCATCAGATCCGCAACGGTGAGCGCCCCCTTTTCGTCCAGCACGAAGGCCGTGGGAGCGTCGTCAAGGCCGTCGCACTTCATGGCATAGCGGAAGAAGCGTCCCTCCCCCGCCCTGCCGGGAAACTCGTTCTGGGCCACCACAAAGGTCTCGTCGATGGAGGAGGTGATCTCCCGTCCCGCCAGCATACCGATCACATTGCTGCCGGCGTTGGCCACCAGGGACGCAACCTCGTTGAGGATATCCTCCTGCTCCTTGTCGAGACCGCCTCCCTCCCCTTCGGAGGAAGAGGAATCCGGCGCACTGTTCAACAGCGCATCGATCTCTTCCTGGCTCAACAGCTCGTCAGACAACGGTCACACCTCCTCGCGTTCCGTACACTCTTCCTGCGTCAGCACCCGGTCGACACGCACCGCGTTGTTCCCCTTGCGCGTGCCCGGCGTACCGACAAACTTCACCTCTGCGCCCACCCGGACACAGACCTGGTCGTTGGTCGCCGCGTCGAGCCGCACCACATCGCCCACCTGGAGCTGCAGCACATCCTGCAGGGCCAGCGACGTACTCCCCAGTTCCGCGCTGAGGGGCACGCGGATGCGCCCCACATTCTCCTTGAGGCGATCCTTCACGTCTTCGGTGACCTTCCTTGCCGTGGAGGCGAACCAGTGCTGGGAGCTCAGCTTGTCCACCATGGGTTCCATGACGATATGGGGGATACAGAGATTCACCAGCCCCTCCGTATCGCCCAGCGTCACCTTCAGCGTCACCAGCAGCACCATGTCCGAACCCGGACAGATCTGCACGAAGAAGGGATTGCTCTCCATGCTCTCGAAGCGGAAGCGGATGTCCACGACGGTGCTCCAGCTCTCCTCCAGCAACTCGAGAAAACGCATGACCACCCGCTCGGTAACGGTCTGTTCGATCTCGGTGAGCTCCCTGGGTTTGCGAAGCGGCTCCCCCTTGCCGCCCAGCATCCGGTCGAGGATGGAGAAGACAAGCTGCGGGTTTACCTCCATGATGGCGTTTCCCGAAAGGGGATACATCTCCAGCACGGCGATGGTGGTGGGATGCACCAGCGAACGGACCACCTCGTCGTAGGTCAGCTGATCCACGGAGACCACCTCGGTGGAGACCATGGAGCGCACCATCGTAGAGAGCATGGTGGTCAGCTGCCGCGCAAAGGACTCGTGGATCATCTGGATGGCGCGCAGCTGATCCTTGCTGAACTTGTCAGGCCGCCTGAAGTCGTAGATCTTGACCTTATCTTCTTCCTCTTCCGTGCCGATATCATCAATGTCGACACTGCCGCTGCTCACGGCCTGCAATAACGAGTCGATCTCTTCCTGCGAAAGCACCTCAGGCACCACGGGAACTCACCTCCTTCCCCACACCACTATTCTACTGCAGGATAAAATTCTCGAAAAGCACCCGCGACACCGGCGGTTTCTGCTTCACCAGCGGGAGCAGCGCGTTGAGCCGGTGCTTGATCTCGTGGCCCAGCTCCAACACCCCCTCGCCGCTGCGCATATCGTTCAAACGCTTGTTCTTGACCGTCAGGATCGTTTCGTGCCGCAGGCGGCTCTTCCAGCCCTCGGCGGAGACCAGCTCCACCGCCTCCGGGGAGGTCACCTCCAGCACAATGGTCAAACGGGCCACATGGGGTTCCTTGTCGGCGAGGTTGACCGTGAACTCCCCCAGCGGCACCGTCGGTCCGGGAGCCTGCCCGCCCTGGCCGCCCACATCGTTCGGCTGGCCGAAGAACTTCATCCCCATAAAGATACCGCCGCCCACACCCAGTATGAGGGCAAGAAGCCCGACAACGGCGAAAATCAACAGACGCTTCATAGAATCCTCCCCCTCATTCCAGGGCGTACTCGGAAAGCAGCACGATGTCGACCCGCCGGTTCAGCGCCCTGTGTTCCCGGGTATCGTTGGGCACAATCGGACGGTACTGGCCGAAGCCCACCGCCTCCATCCTCCTGGGACGCACCCCGGCTCTCTGCAGATAGGTGACCACCGCCACCGCCCGGGAGGCCGAGAGCTCCCAGTTGTTCCGGAAATCATCGCCCCGGAAGGGCAGGTTGTCGGTGTGTCCCTCCACGGACATGGGTACCGAGGTGCGCTGCAGCAGCTCGGCCAGCTTGGCGAGAATGCGCTTGCCCGGCGGCAGCAGCGTGGCGCTGCCCAGCTCGAAAAGCAGCTGGTCCGTCATGGAGATGGTCACGCCCCGCTGGTCCACCCGGACGGAGACCTCGTCTTCCAGGCCCTCCTCGCGGATCAGCGTCTGCACCTGACGGGCCACGTCGAGGATCTCCTGGGTCTGCTTCCGGGCCTCGCCTGCGTCGACACCGGTTTCGCCCTGGAAGACCTTGTCGGACTCCTGGGTGGTCTCGCCGCCCGGCATCACGCCGATGGCGCCCTGGAAGGACATGATCATCTTCTGGAACTTCTGGACATCAATGGTGGAAAAGGCAAAGAGAAAGACAAAGAAGACAAGCAGGAGGGTCATCATATCGCCGTAGGTCATCAGCCATCCTGCGCCGCCTTCTTCATCCCTGGAACGGCGCTTCCTCGCCATGGGCTCTCCTTCCCGAATCGAGATCCTCTACGACCCGCAGGCACAGACGCGGCGACTACTCCTCCCCGCCGGTGTTCTTCTGTTCCTCAAGCACCTGCCGCTGCACCGGGGGCAGGAAGACCTTGAGCTTCTCCTCCACAATCCTGGGGTTCTCCCCCGCCTGGATCGCCAGAACGCCTTCCACCATCAGCTCCCGGGAGAGCACCTCTTCGGAGGTGCGGGCTCCCAGTTTGCGGGCCAGGGGAATCGCAAAGGCGTTGGCGAGGAAGGAACCGTAGAAGGTGGTGATCAGAGCGACCGCCATCCCCGGCCCCAG contains these protein-coding regions:
- a CDS encoding PilZ domain-containing protein — protein: MAKRGNLESKFLKRIKNKVTLEMQTGLFKGQYISDLEDIREGLLALAHPMYKGGLLRLYRGVTLEVTVEGDPTPLRVKAEVVRSDLSGNLPLLWVRPVGEVEKHQRRAFVRVPCLMKSRFYNLSREDEKPLSGSWKEGKVLDISLGGMRLQHKSHGKTDGIFQKEEMGLFTLNIEESPFLVLGRAMWVPQPNEEGMQDVGVAFTVVPVAVSKRLQQYIRQQELLAGGRGSS
- a CDS encoding MinD/ParA family protein translates to MKAPERGKLEEAPIVVRGRQDAASRGEQSDQAAHLRKLASAGAPENGGRRLQSIAVLSGKGGVGKTHLCVNLGIALSRLGRRVLIFDADLGMANVDLLFGMMPTKTLKSVISGSADVRSTLVSLGENLKVLPGGAGMQDLADMDQNRQYELIGELATLEDEADTIVIDTSAGIHNSILSFALASDMTLLLTTPEPTSVRDAYGVLKSLVQRSGGRVDIRLVVNMAMSNEEARGVAERMQGASRQFLGVPVPYLGYIPWDRKVREAVQLRRPLVELYESTAVGRSFYAIAEQIAGQGAGEEEALLADRQEAKGIRSFLFKLTKRLGLGA
- the flhF gene encoding flagellar biosynthesis protein FlhF; this encodes MRLARQVTYEAKDEAESLVIAKERLGRDAVILSSQRVKRGGFLGFFRKEVLQVTAGIFEEDREPDQEASADRIKAFQRLLEVKQAVKEAMPQVAGEHSQAAGAASGQNETSGERESREGVTFEISPQAKAMARNAAQQSPPAAEQDEKVQSVSRRVEELQQSLEEVLTRLDAWDSEKADPGTTAEAEPVDPRVARLTGQGVAEQHARALVERFRAESDSRPFPDWLNATVPVLGSDFAQTLGGNRVMFIGPTGVGKTTTIAKLAAVFSLWERKSVLFLTADTYRIAAVEQLRTYARILGVPLEVIYEPHNIEEILKKQQDKEILLMDTAGRSHRNSERLEELRELYEHFQPDAVHLLLAANMKYTDMLDVVEQMAVVPVTSFLFTKLDETGSYADIFNVVMDFNVPLSFFTVGQNVPNDIEVASPSTVVESLVGGEPVESA
- the flhA gene encoding flagellar biosynthesis protein FlhA, which codes for MARANQEGVKPGSMIQYADIGMALLIVLIVGMLIVPVPTALLDILLSLNITFGVVVLLTTFYVYRVLQMAAFPTILLLATLFRLALNVSTTRMILLHAYAGEVISAFGNFVVGGNYVVGGVVFLILVIIQFIVITKGAERVAEVAARFTLDAMPGKQMAIDADLNAGLLDETQAKERREEIRKEADFYGAMDGASKFVKGDAIAGLIITAINILGGLGVGVFQQDMSLVEALGTYSLLTVGDGLVAQIPSILFSTATGIIVTRAAGEYNLGEDIINSLTRYYRPLWIGSAMLLGLAIVPGLPLVPFATLGSLMGFLGYRVYREGKLQEQAAGEPGGPAGRTSEEGGAPGGEGREPQAPPEPENVLPLLTVDPLEVEIGYALIPLVDPGQGGDMLERISTIRRQMAMELGLVVPPIRLRDNIQLKPTEYTIMVKGGEVGRSELLPDHYLAMNTSGSEETLVGVPTTEPTFGLPAVWISPELREQAESSGYTVVDAPSVLATHISETVKLYGADILTRQEVQKLVDLIKESHPAVVEELTSALGLGDIQKVLQNLIREQVPIRDLVTIFESLADYGRASRSVDFLTERVRESLARVITLGLQESDGTLTVGTLSPDWEKRVQEAMSGDLVQGWQLNMDPQAMQQLVGAVSKFAEQVSMSGKNPVLLVHPEVRLVVRRIIEGTLPHVSVISYNEIAQGVQLKSVGMVE
- the flhB gene encoding flagellar biosynthesis protein FlhB yields the protein MIYRAFDLQFFAEEKTETATPRKRRKSREEGQVARSQDLGAAVVILVGLLAILLLAAWWLEGFREFIVFQAREIRSDQLGQGEWISRIGRVALRRFMSIWLPFGFLCLIAALAVQIYQVGLQITTKPLIPKPSRMNPISGLKKVISIRSFVELAKSIVKAGLLGIVLFMALKQELGAMAQTVHFPLFAGVSTVMGKIWWLAMKMALLLFVIAIFDYVYQRWEFERQIKMTKKEVKDEYKQMEGDPMVKRRIRQKQQELARSRMMEEVPQADVVVTNPTTLAVALQYDRSVMDAPLLVAKGRGHVARKIREIAEEHGVPVVEDRPLAWSLYEMVEIGEEIPEHLYKAVAEVLAFVYRVKTGSGT
- the fliR gene encoding flagellar biosynthetic protein FliR; this translates as MTLSEPELLWLVVLFLSSIRFLGLLLVAPVFMIPSLPVPVRFWIALMLALIATPQAAPVPDLAALSDPVGILVAAVREFLVGAALGFLSGMPLYALQIAGRVIGVRMAFGMANIMDPMTQSQVSIISQLKYVLGMWYFFRWDGHLLLLRALVETFRLVPLGIPTIAVIADPSITGWLQEAMVLAMRLVLPFYGALILSDVGLGFVARTVPQMNIFILGLPIKVALGLFLLMVLLPAMVDVMQSEIEETVRFALSVIAG
- a CDS encoding flagellar biosynthetic protein FliQ, giving the protein MLRQAVWTALVSALPILLVAMGIGLMMGIIQTATSIQEQTLAFIPKIVAVLLSTIFFGSFIFSRVGELAKEILGQLHRFVQ